From the Accumulibacter sp. genome, one window contains:
- a CDS encoding CaiB/BaiF CoA transferase family protein, with protein MRPLDGITVVTLEHAIAAPFCTRQLADLGARVIKVERPGSGDFARAYDQRVHGLASHFVWTNRSKESLTLDLKHAAAPALLARLLARADVLVQNLAPGAAARLGLSYEELRAACPRLIVCDLSGYGDDGPYRDRKAYDLLIQSEAGFLSVTGSADAPAKAGCSIADIAAGMYAYSGILAALLQRAQSGCGCRIEVSMLESMVEWMGYPLYYASDGAAPPPRAGAAHATIYPYGPFAAGDGKLVMLGVQNEREWQLFCRQVLERPDLAEDARYASNASRSAARDELQALIVEQFSRLDSEQLIARLDGARIANARINDMHEVWQHPQLAARKRWTEVATPAGPIPALLPPGSNSGFTPRMDAVPALGQHTDAILGELGCDAAAIDALRAAGAV; from the coding sequence ATGCGCCCACTCGACGGCATCACCGTCGTCACCCTCGAACACGCCATCGCCGCGCCCTTCTGCACGCGCCAGCTCGCCGACCTCGGCGCGCGCGTGATCAAGGTCGAGCGGCCCGGCAGCGGCGACTTCGCCCGCGCCTACGACCAGCGCGTGCACGGCCTGGCCTCGCACTTCGTGTGGACCAACCGCTCGAAGGAAAGCCTGACGCTCGACCTCAAGCATGCCGCGGCGCCGGCGCTGCTCGCCCGGCTTCTCGCCAGGGCCGACGTCCTGGTGCAGAACCTCGCACCGGGTGCGGCCGCGCGACTCGGCCTGTCCTACGAGGAGCTGCGCGCGGCCTGCCCGCGGCTGATCGTCTGCGACCTCTCGGGCTACGGCGACGACGGCCCGTATCGCGACCGCAAGGCCTACGACCTGCTGATCCAGAGCGAAGCCGGCTTCCTCTCGGTCACCGGCAGCGCCGACGCGCCGGCCAAGGCCGGCTGCTCGATCGCCGACATCGCCGCCGGCATGTACGCCTACAGCGGCATCCTCGCCGCCCTGCTGCAGCGTGCGCAGAGCGGCTGCGGCTGCCGGATCGAAGTCTCGATGCTCGAGAGCATGGTCGAATGGATGGGCTACCCGCTCTACTACGCCAGCGACGGCGCCGCACCGCCGCCACGCGCCGGCGCCGCGCACGCGACGATCTACCCCTACGGCCCCTTCGCCGCCGGCGACGGCAAACTGGTCATGCTCGGCGTGCAGAACGAACGCGAGTGGCAACTCTTCTGCCGGCAGGTCCTCGAGCGACCGGATCTGGCGGAGGATGCCCGCTACGCGTCGAACGCCAGCCGCAGCGCCGCACGCGACGAGTTGCAGGCGCTGATCGTCGAACAGTTCTCCCGCCTCGACAGCGAGCAGCTGATCGCCCGCCTCGACGGCGCGCGCATCGCCAACGCGCGCATCAACGACATGCACGAAGTCTGGCAGCACCCGCAGCTCGCGGCACGCAAGCGCTGGACCGAAGTGGCGACCCCGGCCGGCCCGATTCCGGCTCTGCTGCCGCCGGGCAGCAACAGCGGCTTCACGCCGCGCATGGACGCGGTGCCCGCCCTCGGCCAGCACACCGATGCCATTCTCGGCGAACTCGGCTGCGACGCAGCGGCGATCGACGCCCTGCGCGCCGCCGGCGCCGTGTGA
- the folK gene encoding 2-amino-4-hydroxy-6-hydroxymethyldihydropteridine diphosphokinase encodes MPPATRAGQPCCCRRRRQRPAAGVAAARPANEAQPARPSDTPGSAIGPLSPHLSRSSHQAFVALGANLADPVAQVRAAAEALTRLPQSRVLRVSSFYRTAPVGIRGQPDFINAVAALVTTLAPHELLDELFVVERQFGRRRDFPQAPRTLDLDLLLYDQLSLDGERLRLPHPRMHLRAFVIAPLLEIAPDCHIPGRGSAAAWLPALSQQRIERLAP; translated from the coding sequence TTGCCGCCAGCGACGAGGGCCGGGCAGCCATGCTGCTGCCGCAGGCGGCGGCAGCGCCCCGCCGCCGGCGTCGCCGCCGCGCGGCCGGCGAACGAAGCACAGCCAGCCCGGCCGAGTGACACACCGGGCAGCGCCATCGGACCTCTTTCGCCTCACCTGAGCCGGTCCTCGCACCAGGCCTTTGTCGCGCTTGGCGCCAACCTCGCCGACCCCGTCGCTCAGGTACGCGCCGCCGCTGAGGCGCTGACCAGGCTGCCGCAGTCACGCGTGCTGCGGGTTTCCTCGTTCTACCGCACGGCTCCGGTGGGAATCCGGGGACAGCCCGACTTCATCAATGCCGTCGCCGCGCTCGTCACGACGCTGGCGCCGCACGAGTTGCTCGACGAACTGTTCGTCGTCGAGCGGCAATTCGGTCGCCGGCGGGATTTTCCACAGGCGCCACGGACACTCGACCTCGACCTGCTGCTCTACGACCAATTGTCGCTCGACGGCGAACGACTCCGCCTGCCACACCCGCGCATGCACCTGCGGGCTTTCGTCATCGCGCCGCTGCTCGAGATCGCCCCGGACTGCCACATTCCGGGCCGCGGCAGCGCCGCTGCCTGGCTGCCGGCGCTCAGCCAGCAACGCATCGAACGACTCGCGCCCTGA
- a CDS encoding YbaK/EbsC family protein, producing the protein MSQDESTAMENALPESAQRVADLLRTLGHRPPVVRLPASGRTSAEAAAGLGCSVAEIAKSIVFRQLADDTAVMVVASGAYRVDEGRVAALVGPLGKADAAFVREHTGYAIGGVCPLGHPRSTIVLVDRLLLAFDRIWAAAGHPHCVFSLSPQELLAMTGGQVVDVAEVPAADRSPA; encoded by the coding sequence ATGAGCCAGGACGAATCGACAGCCATGGAGAACGCACTTCCCGAGAGCGCGCAGAGAGTGGCCGATCTGCTGCGTACGCTGGGCCACCGCCCACCGGTGGTGCGGCTGCCGGCGAGTGGCAGGACCTCGGCGGAAGCCGCTGCGGGGCTCGGCTGCAGCGTCGCCGAGATCGCCAAGTCGATCGTCTTCCGGCAACTGGCCGACGACACGGCGGTGATGGTCGTCGCCAGCGGCGCGTACCGGGTGGATGAGGGCAGGGTGGCGGCGCTGGTCGGTCCGCTCGGCAAGGCGGATGCCGCCTTCGTCCGCGAGCACACCGGTTACGCGATCGGCGGCGTCTGCCCCCTGGGCCACCCGCGGTCGACGATCGTCCTCGTCGATCGGCTGCTGCTGGCCTTCGACCGGATCTGGGCCGCCGCCGGCCATCCGCACTGCGTCTTCAGCCTGTCGCCACAGGAGTTGCTAGCGATGACCGGCGGCCAGGTGGTCGACGTGGCCGAAGTGCCGGCCGCCGACCGGTCGCCAGCCTGA
- a CDS encoding NYN domain-containing protein, translating to MAVAPETAIMALYCDFENVALGVRDAKYDKFDIKPVLERLLLKGSIVVKKAYCDWERYKGFKSTMHEASFELIEIPHLRQSGKNSADIRLVVDALDLCYTKSHVDTFVIISGDSDFSPLVSKLRENAKYVIGVGVKQSTSDLLIGNCDEFIFYDDLVREMQRAARRDSREAPQATRRTPEEDAERRAELEARRSKAIELAVATFDAMVDERGDSGKIWASMLKEAIKRRKPDFNESYYGFRAFGNLLEEAQARGLLAIGRDEKSGTYVFRRNGLAAAGESGAELPLDETRDSPPVAVPEAPRATDEPAAAAAGEPAPRRKSEGRRKAVDKGGKRGARAPKEAGESGVVALTDVPPTAEAAAAVDWSGVGAEPVASAPQPVAVVLTPIDAPEQAAAVPPAAVSEVAGAGEVGEVGEVAAAGEVGEVGPAADAAAVPPARKPAARPRRPRKPKAPVDVA from the coding sequence ATGGCCGTAGCGCCCGAAACCGCCATCATGGCGCTGTACTGCGACTTCGAGAACGTCGCCCTTGGCGTGCGTGACGCGAAGTACGACAAGTTCGACATCAAGCCGGTCCTCGAAAGGCTGCTGCTCAAGGGCAGCATCGTCGTCAAGAAGGCCTACTGCGACTGGGAGCGCTACAAGGGTTTCAAGTCGACGATGCACGAAGCGAGTTTCGAGCTGATCGAGATCCCGCACCTGCGGCAGTCGGGCAAGAATTCGGCCGACATCCGGCTGGTCGTCGACGCCCTCGACCTGTGCTACACGAAGTCGCACGTCGATACCTTCGTCATCATCAGCGGCGACTCGGATTTCTCGCCGCTGGTCTCGAAGCTGCGCGAGAACGCGAAATACGTCATCGGCGTCGGTGTCAAGCAATCGACTTCGGATCTGCTGATCGGCAACTGCGACGAGTTCATCTTCTACGACGACCTGGTGCGCGAGATGCAGCGCGCGGCGCGGCGCGACTCGCGCGAGGCGCCGCAGGCGACCAGGCGGACGCCGGAGGAGGATGCCGAGCGGCGTGCCGAACTCGAGGCGCGGCGGAGCAAGGCGATCGAGCTGGCGGTCGCGACCTTCGACGCGATGGTCGACGAACGCGGCGACAGCGGCAAGATCTGGGCTTCGATGCTGAAGGAGGCGATCAAGCGCCGCAAGCCGGATTTCAACGAGTCCTACTACGGTTTCCGCGCCTTCGGCAACCTGCTCGAGGAGGCGCAGGCACGCGGTCTGCTGGCGATCGGCCGCGACGAGAAGTCCGGTACCTACGTCTTCCGGCGCAACGGCTTGGCGGCCGCTGGCGAATCCGGCGCCGAACTGCCGCTCGACGAGACGCGCGATTCGCCGCCGGTGGCGGTGCCCGAAGCGCCGCGCGCGACCGACGAGCCGGCGGCAGCCGCCGCCGGCGAGCCCGCCCCGCGCCGCAAGAGCGAGGGTCGGCGCAAGGCGGTCGACAAGGGCGGCAAGCGAGGGGCGCGTGCGCCGAAGGAGGCCGGGGAAAGCGGCGTCGTCGCGCTGACGGACGTGCCGCCGACAGCAGAGGCAGCGGCTGCCGTCGACTGGTCCGGGGTGGGCGCCGAGCCTGTCGCGAGTGCCCCGCAGCCGGTGGCGGTGGTGTTGACGCCGATCGATGCGCCGGAGCAGGCTGCCGCAGTTCCGCCGGCCGCGGTCAGCGAGGTGGCTGGAGCAGGCGAGGTGGGCGAAGTCGGCGAGGTGGCTGCGGCAGGCGAGGTGGGTGAGGTCGGTCCTGCCGCGGATGCGGCGGCCGTGCCGCCGGCGAGGAAGCCGGCCGCTCGGCCACGGCGTCCACGCAAGCCGAAGGCACCGGTCGACGTCGCCTGA
- a CDS encoding acyl-CoA dehydrogenase family protein: protein MQTTADLHPEIREAVRDLCRQFPDEYFRRIDEQRAYPDDFVTALLDAGWLAAMIPEEYGGSGLGLTAASVIMEEINRCGGNAAAVHGQMYNMGTLLRNGSPAQKERYLPAIAAGRLRIQSMAVTEPTTGSDTTRLRTTAVRKDGCYVVSGQKVWISRVRHSDLMILLARTTPLAEVRRKAEGLSIFIIDLRQAIGNGLEVRPIANMVNHETNELFFDGLEVPAENLIGEEGQGFRYLLDGLNAERALIAAECIGDGYWFIERATRYAGERIVFERPIGSNQGVQFPIAEAFIDIEAANLMRYEACARFDAQRRCGAQANMAKHLAARASWQAANVCLQTHGGFGFASEYDVERKFRETRLYQVAPISTNLIFAYVAEHLLGLPRSY from the coding sequence ATGCAAACCACCGCCGACCTGCACCCGGAAATCCGCGAGGCCGTCCGCGATCTCTGCCGGCAGTTCCCCGACGAGTACTTTCGCCGTATCGACGAGCAGCGCGCTTACCCCGACGACTTCGTCACCGCCTTGCTCGACGCCGGCTGGCTGGCGGCGATGATCCCCGAGGAGTACGGCGGCTCCGGCCTCGGGCTGACCGCCGCCAGCGTCATCATGGAGGAGATCAACCGCTGCGGTGGCAACGCCGCCGCCGTGCATGGCCAGATGTACAACATGGGCACGCTGCTGCGCAACGGCAGCCCGGCGCAGAAGGAAAGATACCTGCCGGCGATCGCCGCCGGCAGACTGCGCATCCAGTCGATGGCGGTCACCGAACCGACGACCGGCAGCGACACCACCCGCCTGCGCACCACCGCGGTGCGCAAGGATGGATGCTATGTGGTCAGTGGCCAGAAGGTCTGGATCTCGCGCGTCCGCCATTCCGACCTGATGATCCTGCTCGCCCGGACGACGCCGCTCGCCGAGGTGCGCCGGAAAGCCGAGGGCCTGTCGATCTTCATCATCGACCTGCGCCAGGCGATCGGCAACGGGCTCGAGGTGCGACCGATCGCCAACATGGTCAATCACGAGACCAACGAACTCTTCTTCGACGGACTCGAGGTGCCGGCGGAGAACCTGATCGGCGAGGAAGGCCAGGGTTTCCGCTACCTGCTCGACGGACTCAACGCCGAGCGCGCGCTGATCGCCGCCGAGTGCATCGGCGACGGTTACTGGTTCATCGAGCGTGCCACCCGCTATGCCGGCGAGCGCATCGTCTTCGAGCGGCCGATCGGCAGCAACCAGGGCGTGCAGTTCCCGATCGCCGAGGCCTTCATCGACATCGAGGCGGCCAACCTGATGCGCTACGAGGCCTGCGCCCGCTTCGACGCGCAGCGGCGCTGCGGCGCCCAGGCGAACATGGCGAAGCACCTCGCCGCCAGGGCCTCATGGCAGGCGGCCAACGTCTGCCTGCAGACGCACGGCGGTTTCGGTTTCGCCAGCGAGTACGACGTCGAGCGCAAGTTCCGCGAGACGCGCCTCTACCAGGTGGCGCCGATCTCGACCAACCTGATCTTCGCCTACGTCGCCGAGCACCTGCTCGGGCTGCCGCGCTCGTACTGA
- the panB gene encoding 3-methyl-2-oxobutanoate hydroxymethyltransferase, with the protein MSTHVATRRLTHVDLARMRASGEKIAVLTCYDASFAQLCEAAGVDALLIGDSLGMVLQGHDSTLPVTLADIAYHTASVARASRRPLVIADMPFGTFQESPQRALRNAVRLMAAGAQMVKLEGGSEMAATTHFLTARGIPVCGHVGLTPQSVHQLGGYRVQGRDESAAARLHADALAQQEAGAGLLVLEAIPETLAAEVSDRLSVPTIGIGASRACSGQVLVLHDMLDISSGRRARFVRNFMLGQPSIAAAIAAYVAAVKDGSFPAAEHCY; encoded by the coding sequence ATGTCCACCCACGTTGCGACGCGCCGCCTGACGCATGTCGACCTGGCCAGGATGCGCGCCAGCGGCGAAAAGATCGCGGTCCTCACCTGCTACGACGCCAGCTTCGCCCAGCTCTGTGAAGCCGCGGGCGTCGATGCCCTGCTCATCGGCGACTCGCTCGGCATGGTCCTGCAGGGGCACGACTCGACCCTGCCGGTCACCCTCGCCGACATCGCCTACCACACCGCGAGCGTCGCCCGCGCGAGCCGGCGACCGCTGGTGATTGCCGACATGCCTTTCGGGACCTTCCAGGAAAGCCCGCAAAGGGCGCTGCGCAACGCCGTCCGCCTGATGGCCGCCGGCGCCCAGATGGTCAAGCTCGAGGGTGGCAGCGAGATGGCCGCGACGACCCATTTCCTGACCGCCCGTGGCATCCCCGTCTGCGGACACGTCGGACTGACGCCGCAGTCCGTGCATCAGCTCGGGGGCTACCGCGTCCAGGGCCGGGATGAGTCGGCTGCCGCCCGCCTGCACGCCGATGCCCTGGCGCAACAGGAAGCCGGCGCCGGGCTGCTGGTGCTGGAAGCGATTCCCGAGACATTGGCAGCGGAGGTGAGCGACAGGCTCAGCGTGCCGACGATCGGTATCGGCGCCAGCCGCGCGTGTTCCGGACAGGTGCTCGTCCTGCATGACATGCTCGACATCTCGAGCGGCCGGAGGGCGCGCTTCGTCAGGAACTTCATGCTCGGCCAGCCATCGATCGCGGCGGCGATCGCCGCCTACGTCGCAGCGGTCAAGGATGGCAGCTTCCCGGCCGCCGAGCACTGCTACTGA
- a CDS encoding CZB domain-containing protein produces the protein MDHLLFKFDIYQALLGTADRSAGELATHTSCRLGKWYYEGEGRSFAQLDGHRAMETPHADVHRHGRSALEAQQAGDLAAAVNAVERMEAASAGVQQCLERMVMDGATRPEILFRDH, from the coding sequence ATGGACCATCTGCTGTTCAAGTTCGACATCTACCAGGCGCTCCTCGGAACCGCCGACAGGAGCGCCGGCGAACTTGCCACGCACACCTCGTGTCGCCTCGGAAAGTGGTACTACGAGGGCGAAGGCAGAAGCTTTGCGCAACTCGATGGCCATCGGGCGATGGAAACGCCGCACGCCGACGTGCATCGGCACGGACGCAGCGCCCTCGAGGCCCAGCAGGCCGGCGATCTCGCCGCCGCGGTGAACGCGGTCGAACGCATGGAGGCAGCCAGCGCCGGCGTGCAACAGTGCCTCGAACGGATGGTGATGGACGGCGCCACCCGGCCCGAGATCCTGTTCCGCGACCACTGA
- the pcnB gene encoding polynucleotide adenylyltransferase PcnB → MIRKFISRVLGRKAAGKPSEPAVIAVTQHGLQRDDISRGSRRTVEALQESGYQAFIVGGAVRDLLAGLKPKDFDVATSATPEQVRHCFRRSRIIGRRFQIVHVSMGAETIEVTTFRGHHGENGSGKALVDEQGRVLRDNVFGSQAEDAARRDFTVNALYYDPSSETIVDYHHGVADLRQKTLRMIGEPKTRYREDPVRMLRAVRLAAKLGLSIDPEARHPIREMSSLIENVPPSRLLDEILKLLTCGHAVRCVEQLREEGLHHGLFPLLDIILDQSSGERFVSLALASTDRRVRDGKPVSPGFLFAALLWHELLAKWEPLRAAGEPLLPSLFLAMDEVLDGQAEKLAITRRISGDIKDIWALQPRFEQRSGKRPYGILQQPRFKAAYDFLLLRIEAGEVEREVGDWWSAFLAASDEGRAAMLLPQAAAAPRRRRRRRAAGERSTASPAE, encoded by the coding sequence ATGATCCGCAAGTTCATCTCCCGCGTCCTCGGACGCAAGGCTGCCGGCAAGCCCAGCGAACCGGCGGTCATCGCCGTCACCCAGCATGGCCTGCAGCGTGACGACATCAGCCGCGGCAGCCGGCGCACGGTCGAAGCCCTGCAGGAAAGCGGTTACCAGGCGTTCATCGTCGGCGGCGCGGTGCGCGACCTGCTCGCCGGGCTGAAGCCGAAGGACTTCGACGTCGCCACCAGCGCGACGCCGGAACAGGTGCGACACTGCTTCCGTCGCTCGCGCATCATCGGCCGCCGCTTCCAGATCGTGCACGTCAGCATGGGCGCCGAGACCATCGAGGTCACCACCTTCCGCGGCCATCATGGCGAAAACGGTAGCGGCAAGGCGCTGGTCGACGAGCAGGGGCGGGTTCTGCGCGACAACGTCTTCGGCAGCCAGGCGGAAGACGCCGCACGGCGCGACTTCACCGTCAATGCCCTCTATTACGACCCTTCTTCGGAGACCATCGTCGACTACCACCATGGCGTCGCCGACCTGCGGCAGAAGACGCTGCGCATGATCGGCGAGCCGAAGACCCGCTACCGTGAAGACCCGGTACGCATGCTGCGCGCCGTCCGCCTGGCGGCCAAACTGGGGTTGTCGATCGATCCCGAGGCGCGGCACCCGATCCGTGAGATGAGCAGCCTGATCGAGAACGTTCCGCCCTCACGCCTGCTCGACGAGATCCTCAAGCTGCTCACCTGCGGCCACGCCGTGCGCTGCGTCGAGCAACTGCGCGAAGAGGGGCTGCATCACGGCCTGTTTCCCCTCCTCGACATCATTCTCGACCAGTCGAGCGGCGAACGTTTCGTCAGCCTGGCGCTCGCCAGCACCGATCGCCGGGTGCGCGACGGCAAGCCGGTGTCGCCCGGCTTCCTCTTCGCCGCCCTGCTCTGGCATGAACTGCTCGCCAAGTGGGAACCGCTCAGGGCGGCCGGTGAACCTTTGCTGCCGTCGCTGTTCCTGGCGATGGACGAGGTCCTCGACGGACAGGCGGAGAAACTGGCGATCACGCGCCGGATCAGCGGCGACATCAAGGACATCTGGGCGCTGCAGCCACGCTTCGAACAGCGCAGCGGCAAGCGCCCGTACGGCATCCTGCAGCAGCCGCGCTTCAAGGCGGCCTACGACTTCCTGCTCTTGCGCATCGAGGCGGGCGAAGTCGAGCGCGAGGTGGGCGACTGGTGGAGCGCGTTCCTTGCCGCCAGCGACGAGGGCCGGGCAGCCATGCTGCTGCCGCAGGCGGCGGCAGCGCCCCGCCGCCGGCGTCGCCGCCGCGCGGCCGGCGAACGAAGCACAGCCAGCCCGGCCGAGTGA
- the panC gene encoding pantoate--beta-alanine ligase, producing MQIHSSIPELRAALRERARIAFVPTMGNLHAGHIALMQEARAHGDTVVASIFVNRLQFGPNDDFDRYPRTFDADCTQLVAAGVDLLFAPGEQELYPEPQEYHVEPPATQNQLDGEFRPGHFRGVATVVLKLFNIVQPQVALFGKKDYQQLMVLRNMSRQLALPIEIVGGETVRAADGLALSSRNGYLSPGERAEAPRLHRLLQRIATAVAAGDADFARLEADAAAELDRNGWQTDYVALRRQADLQPPRSPDDGPLVVLAASRLGSARLIDNVEIPACDGR from the coding sequence ATGCAGATTCACTCGTCGATCCCCGAACTGCGCGCCGCGTTGCGGGAACGCGCCCGTATCGCCTTCGTGCCGACCATGGGCAACCTGCACGCGGGCCACATCGCCCTGATGCAGGAAGCGCGCGCGCACGGCGATACGGTCGTCGCCAGCATCTTCGTCAACCGCCTGCAGTTCGGCCCCAACGACGACTTCGACCGCTACCCAAGAACCTTCGACGCCGACTGCACACAGCTCGTCGCCGCCGGTGTCGACCTGCTCTTCGCCCCCGGCGAACAGGAGCTCTACCCCGAGCCGCAGGAATACCACGTCGAGCCGCCGGCAACACAGAACCAGCTCGATGGCGAGTTCCGGCCCGGCCACTTCCGCGGCGTCGCCACCGTCGTCCTCAAGCTGTTCAACATCGTCCAGCCGCAGGTGGCGCTCTTCGGCAAGAAGGACTACCAGCAGCTGATGGTCCTGCGCAACATGAGCCGGCAACTGGCGCTGCCGATCGAGATCGTCGGCGGCGAGACCGTTCGTGCCGCCGATGGCCTCGCCCTGTCGTCGCGCAACGGCTACCTGTCGCCCGGCGAGCGAGCCGAGGCGCCGCGGCTGCACCGACTGTTGCAGCGCATCGCCACCGCCGTCGCTGCCGGCGATGCCGACTTCGCCCGCCTCGAGGCGGACGCGGCCGCCGAACTCGACCGCAACGGCTGGCAAACCGACTATGTTGCGTTGCGGCGACAGGCCGATCTGCAGCCACCGCGCAGCCCCGACGACGGCCCGCTGGTCGTCCTCGCGGCCAGTCGCCTGGGCAGCGCGCGACTCATCGACAATGTCGAAATCCCGGCCTGCGACGGCCGTTGA
- the panD gene encoding aspartate 1-decarboxylase → MQRTMLKSKLHRVSATHAELHYEGSCAIDEDLLDAANIREYEQIDIWNVNNGERFTTYALRAERGSGVISVNGSAARRAAPGDILIIASFAVYNEVELAKYAPLLIYVDTQNRIVRMAGQIPAQAAA, encoded by the coding sequence ATGCAGAGGACCATGTTGAAGTCGAAGCTGCACCGCGTCAGCGCCACGCACGCCGAGCTTCACTACGAGGGCTCATGCGCCATCGACGAGGATCTGCTCGATGCCGCGAACATCCGCGAGTACGAGCAGATCGATATCTGGAACGTCAATAACGGCGAGCGCTTCACGACCTACGCCCTCCGCGCCGAGCGCGGCTCGGGAGTCATCTCGGTGAATGGGTCGGCGGCACGCCGCGCCGCGCCGGGCGACATCCTGATCATCGCCAGTTTTGCGGTGTACAACGAGGTCGAACTCGCCAAGTATGCGCCGTTGCTGATCTACGTCGACACGCAGAACCGGATCGTTCGCATGGCCGGCCAGATTCCCGCACAGGCTGCAGCCTGA
- a CDS encoding HAD family hydrolase, translating into DNTLIAGDSDFEWAQFLIGKGILDRDLYEAKNLEFYEQYKAGTLDIDLFLDFQLHPLSRFPRSQLDLWQREFLSRHILPLVGDKARSLVGGHLARGALCAIVTATNSFVTGPIIREFGIAHLIATIPAQEDGRFTGKVRGLPSFREGKIVRVEAWLEAMGLWWSSFERSWFYSDSLNDLPLLSRVSNPVAVDPDPTLRAHAAGAGWPVLSLRD; encoded by the coding sequence GACAACACCCTGATCGCCGGCGACAGCGACTTCGAATGGGCGCAGTTCCTGATCGGCAAGGGGATCCTCGACCGCGACCTGTACGAAGCGAAGAACCTCGAATTCTACGAGCAGTACAAGGCCGGTACGCTCGACATCGACCTCTTTCTCGACTTCCAGCTGCATCCGCTGTCGCGCTTCCCACGCAGCCAGCTCGACCTCTGGCAACGCGAGTTCCTGTCGCGCCACATCCTGCCGCTGGTCGGCGACAAGGCCCGTTCGCTGGTCGGCGGGCATCTCGCGCGCGGCGCCCTGTGCGCGATCGTCACCGCCACCAACAGCTTCGTCACCGGACCGATCATCCGCGAGTTCGGCATCGCGCACCTGATCGCGACGATTCCGGCCCAGGAGGATGGCCGCTTCACCGGCAAGGTGCGCGGCCTGCCTTCCTTCCGCGAAGGCAAGATCGTCCGCGTCGAAGCCTGGCTCGAGGCGATGGGGCTGTGGTGGAGCAGTTTCGAGCGCAGCTGGTTCTACAGCGACTCGCTCAACGACCTGCCGCTGCTGTCGCGGGTCAGCAACCCGGTGGCCGTCGACCCGGACCCCACGCTGCGGGCGCACGCCGCAGGAGCCGGCTGGCCGGTTCTCAGCCTGCGCGACTGA